One Prodigiosinella aquatilis DNA window includes the following coding sequences:
- the secF gene encoding protein translocase subunit SecF: MAQEYTVEQLNYGRKVIDFMRWDNLAFLISGTLVVIALVLIGVRGFNWGLDFTGGTVIEIHLEKPANLDVMRNALKQAGFADPLVQNFGSSRDLMVRMAPSVGNSGQELGNQVLSVINQKIGQNAVVKRIEFVGPSVGSDLAQAGAMALLSALICILIYVGFRFEWRLALGAVIALAHDVIITLGVLSLFKIEVDLTIVASLMSVIGYSLNDSIVVSDRIRENFRKIRRGTSYEIMNVSLTQTLSRTIMTSATTLVVVLMLYIFGGAMLNGFALSMLIGVSVGTVSSIYVASALALKLGMKREHMLQQKVEKEGADQPSLLP, from the coding sequence GTGGCACAGGAATATACTGTTGAGCAACTCAACTACGGGCGTAAGGTCATTGACTTTATGCGCTGGGATAATCTTGCCTTCCTGATTTCAGGGACACTGGTGGTTATCGCTCTCGTCCTGATAGGTGTTCGTGGTTTTAACTGGGGGTTAGATTTTACCGGTGGTACGGTAATTGAAATTCACCTTGAGAAACCAGCCAATCTGGATGTGATGCGTAATGCGCTTAAACAAGCGGGTTTTGCTGATCCGCTGGTTCAGAATTTCGGCAGCAGCCGTGATCTTATGGTGCGCATGGCACCGTCAGTGGGCAATTCTGGACAGGAGTTGGGTAATCAGGTATTGAGCGTGATTAACCAGAAAATCGGGCAGAATGCAGTAGTAAAACGGATTGAGTTCGTCGGCCCCAGCGTGGGTAGTGATTTGGCGCAAGCCGGTGCTATGGCATTGCTGTCTGCACTGATTTGTATCCTGATTTATGTGGGCTTCCGATTCGAATGGCGTTTGGCCCTTGGGGCAGTTATTGCCTTGGCTCATGACGTCATTATTACGTTAGGGGTGTTATCACTGTTCAAGATAGAGGTTGACCTGACTATTGTGGCATCGCTGATGTCCGTTATCGGTTACTCACTGAATGACAGTATCGTGGTTTCTGACCGTATCCGTGAAAATTTCCGTAAAATTCGCCGTGGTACATCGTATGAAATCATGAATGTCTCTCTGACGCAGACCTTGAGCCGTACGATTATGACATCCGCCACTACGCTGGTAGTGGTACTGATGCTGTATATCTTTGGTGGTGCGATGCTGAATGGTTTTGCACTTTCCATGTTGATCGGGGTATCAGTTGGTACGGTTTCTTCTATCTACGTAGCTTCTGCGCTGGCGCTGAAACTCGGTATGAAGCGTGAACATATGCTTCAGCAGAAAGTAGAGAAAGAAGGGGCTGACCAACCGTCACTGCTGCCGTAA
- a CDS encoding ACP phosphodiesterase, producing MNFLAHLHLATLSNSSLIGNLMADFVRGNPQDHYPSDIVAGIRLHRRVDVLTDSLPEVREACRCFSADYRRVAPITLDVLWDHFLSRHWSTLEPTTLLDNFITTAQLQIVPHLSQTPDRFQNLNRYLWPERWLERYAELPFIADVLHRMSVRRPRLAALSGSFSDIERHYHQFETLFWQFYPRMMQLAKTGQL from the coding sequence ATGAATTTTCTCGCGCACCTCCATCTGGCCACACTGTCCAACAGTTCTCTGATCGGGAATCTGATGGCTGATTTTGTACGGGGTAATCCCCAGGACCATTATCCGTCTGACATTGTGGCAGGCATCCGATTGCATCGTCGCGTCGATGTCCTTACCGACAGTCTGCCTGAAGTACGGGAAGCCTGTCGCTGTTTTAGTGCGGACTATCGCCGAGTCGCCCCGATCACACTCGATGTTCTGTGGGATCATTTTCTGTCACGGCATTGGTCGACTCTGGAACCTACAACGTTGCTGGATAACTTTATTACTACGGCGCAATTGCAAATAGTTCCCCATTTGTCCCAAACGCCAGATCGCTTCCAGAACCTAAACCGTTATTTATGGCCGGAACGTTGGCTGGAGCGCTATGCCGAGCTCCCCTTCATTGCCGATGTACTGCATCGGATGTCAGTGCGTCGCCCGCGCCTAGCCGCACTTTCCGGATCTTTTAGCGATATTGAACGTCACTACCACCAATTTGAAACATTATTCTGGCAATTCTATCCTCGTATGATGCAGTTGGCGAAAACGGGTCAGCTTTAG
- the yajC gene encoding preprotein translocase subunit YajC, which translates to MSLFISDAVAATAGAPAQGSPYSLVIMLAVFGLIFYFMILRPQQKRTKEHKKLMDSISKGDEVLTTGGLVGRVTKVSDTGYVSIALNDDNEVIIKRDFVAAVLPKGTMKAL; encoded by the coding sequence ATGAGTCTTTTCATTTCCGATGCTGTAGCAGCAACCGCTGGTGCTCCGGCTCAGGGAAGCCCGTACTCTCTGGTTATTATGCTGGCTGTTTTCGGTCTGATCTTTTACTTCATGATCCTGCGTCCCCAGCAAAAACGTACCAAGGAACACAAAAAGCTGATGGATTCTATCAGCAAGGGTGATGAAGTATTGACCACCGGCGGCTTGGTTGGCCGTGTAACCAAAGTGTCCGATACTGGTTATGTTTCGATTGCCTTGAATGATGATAATGAAGTCATTATCAAACGTGATTTCGTGGCGGCAGTGTTGCCGAAGGGTACTATGAAAGCCCTGTAA
- the secD gene encoding protein translocase subunit SecD — MLNRYPLWKYIMLIVILAVGLLYALPNLYGEDPAVQITGARGVAASESTLVQVQKVLKEQNIVSKSIALENGAILARFSNPDIQLRAREALLSALGDKFVVALNLAPATPQWLRMLGAEPMKLGLDLRGGVHFLMEVDMGTALSKLQEQTMDSLRSDLRDKGIPYSSVSKSDNYGVEIRFRDSQTRDEAVNYLTPRHRDLVINASGNDILHAVMSDARLREAREYAVQQNINILRNRVNQLGVAEPLVQRQGSDRIVVELPGIQDTARAKEILGATATLEFRLVNSNVDAAAAASGHIPGDSEVKYMQDGSPVVLYKRVILTGDHITDSTSSTDEYNRPQVNISLDSTGGNIMSNFTKNSIGKLMATLFVEYKDSGKKDAKGRAILVKHEEVINVATIQSRLGNSFRITGISNPNEARQLSLLLRAGALIAPIQIVEERTIGPTLGMQNITQGLEACLWGLVASILFMVVYYRKFGVIATTALIANLVLIIGVMSLLPGATLTMPGIAGIVLTLAVAVDANVLINERIKEELRNGRTVQQAIHEGYKGAFSSIIDANVTTLITAVILYAVGTGSIKGFAITTTIGVLTSMFTSIVGTRAIVNLLYGGKRINKLSI; from the coding sequence GTGTTGAACCGTTATCCTTTGTGGAAGTACATCATGCTGATCGTGATTCTTGCTGTCGGTCTGCTTTATGCACTTCCTAACCTGTATGGTGAGGATCCGGCGGTACAGATTACTGGCGCGCGAGGTGTCGCCGCCAGTGAATCTACGCTGGTCCAGGTCCAGAAAGTATTAAAAGAACAAAACATCGTCAGTAAGTCGATTGCACTGGAAAATGGTGCGATTCTGGCTCGCTTTTCTAATCCTGATATTCAGCTTCGTGCCCGGGAAGCGCTGCTCAGCGCGCTGGGCGATAAATTTGTAGTGGCGCTTAACCTGGCTCCGGCTACACCGCAGTGGTTGAGAATGCTGGGAGCCGAGCCCATGAAGCTAGGGCTCGATCTGCGTGGCGGCGTTCACTTTCTGATGGAAGTGGATATGGGTACCGCGCTAAGTAAACTGCAAGAGCAGACCATGGATTCCCTGCGCAGCGACCTTCGTGATAAAGGTATCCCTTATTCTTCAGTTAGTAAGTCAGATAATTATGGTGTCGAGATTCGTTTCCGCGACAGTCAGACCCGCGATGAAGCTGTTAACTATCTGACGCCACGTCACCGTGATCTGGTTATCAATGCTTCAGGTAACGACATACTGCATGCCGTGATGAGTGATGCCCGTTTGAGGGAAGCTCGCGAATATGCTGTACAGCAGAATATTAACATTCTGCGTAACCGCGTAAACCAGCTGGGTGTGGCTGAACCATTGGTGCAGCGTCAAGGGTCAGACCGTATTGTTGTTGAATTGCCGGGGATTCAGGATACCGCGCGAGCCAAGGAGATCCTTGGGGCTACCGCAACGCTGGAATTCCGTCTGGTAAACAGTAATGTTGACGCAGCGGCGGCGGCCAGTGGTCATATACCAGGCGACTCAGAAGTGAAGTACATGCAGGATGGCTCTCCGGTAGTGCTATACAAACGCGTGATTCTGACCGGTGACCACATTACTGACTCTACTTCGAGCACTGACGAATATAACCGTCCGCAAGTGAATATTTCATTGGACAGCACTGGTGGAAACATCATGTCCAACTTCACCAAGAACAGCATCGGTAAGCTGATGGCAACACTGTTTGTAGAGTATAAAGACAGTGGTAAGAAAGATGCCAAAGGTCGCGCCATCCTGGTGAAACATGAAGAAGTGATTAACGTTGCGACTATTCAGTCTCGTCTGGGGAATAGCTTCCGAATTACAGGTATCAGCAATCCAAATGAAGCGCGTCAGCTGTCACTGCTGCTGCGTGCTGGTGCATTGATTGCACCTATTCAGATTGTTGAAGAGCGGACCATCGGGCCGACACTAGGGATGCAGAACATCACACAGGGTCTGGAAGCCTGCCTATGGGGATTGGTGGCATCTATTCTGTTTATGGTGGTTTACTACCGTAAGTTCGGCGTTATAGCGACCACTGCGTTGATCGCTAACCTGGTGCTGATTATTGGCGTGATGTCGCTGTTGCCAGGGGCAACACTTACGATGCCAGGTATCGCGGGTATCGTGCTAACGCTGGCGGTAGCCGTTGATGCCAACGTACTGATTAACGAGCGTATCAAGGAGGAGCTGAGGAACGGCCGTACTGTTCAGCAGGCGATCCATGAAGGTTATAAAGGCGCATTCTCCAGTATTATTGATGCGAACGTGACCACGTTGATTACTGCGGTGATCCTGTATGCCGTCGGTACCGGTTCCATAAAAGGGTTTGCCATCACGACGACCATCGGGGTACTTACCTCTATGTTCACGTCAATTGTTGGTACTCGTGCCATCGTTAACCTGCTTTACGGCGGTAAACGCATAAACAAGCTGTCTATCTGA
- a CDS encoding peroxiredoxin C, translating into MVLVTRPAPDFTAAAVLGSGEIVENFNLKKHISGKPAVIFFWPMDFTFVCPSELIAFDHRYEEFQKRGVEVVGVSFDSEFVHNAWRKTPIDKGGIGEVKYAMVADSKREIQKAYGIEHPDAGVALRGSFLVDKNGIVRHQVVNDLPLGRNIDEMLRMVDALQFHEEHGEVCPAQWEKGKAGMGASPDGVAKYLSENAAKL; encoded by the coding sequence ATGGTCCTGGTAACTCGTCCAGCCCCCGACTTCACTGCTGCAGCTGTTTTAGGAAGCGGAGAAATTGTTGAAAATTTCAACCTGAAAAAGCATATCAGTGGTAAACCTGCTGTGATCTTCTTCTGGCCGATGGATTTCACTTTCGTTTGCCCTTCCGAGCTGATCGCATTCGATCACCGCTATGAAGAGTTCCAGAAACGTGGTGTTGAAGTTGTTGGTGTTTCTTTCGATTCTGAATTCGTACATAACGCCTGGCGCAAAACGCCGATCGATAAAGGCGGTATCGGCGAAGTGAAATATGCAATGGTCGCAGATTCTAAACGTGAAATTCAGAAGGCATATGGTATTGAACATCCAGATGCTGGCGTGGCACTGCGCGGTTCTTTCCTGGTTGACAAAAATGGTATTGTCCGCCATCAGGTTGTTAACGATCTGCCGCTAGGCCGTAACATCGACGAAATGCTGCGCATGGTTGACGCATTGCAGTTCCACGAAGAGCATGGCGAAGTATGCCCGGCTCAATGGGAAAAAGGTAAAGCCGGTATGGGTGCCTCCCCTGATGGCGTAGCTAAATATCTGTCTGAAAACGCGGCCAAGCTGTAA
- the tgt gene encoding tRNA guanosine(34) transglycosylase Tgt, producing MKYELLNTDGCARRGRMVFERGVVETPAFMPVGTYGTVKGMTPEEVKETGAQILLGNTFHLWLRPGQEIMKLHGDLHDFMQWHGPILTDSGGFQVFSLGDIRKITEEGVHFRNPINGDAIFLSPEKSMEIQHDLGSDIVMIFDECTPYPADWDYAKRSMEMSLRWAQRSRQRFDELGNKNALFGIIQGSVYEDLRDVSVKELVDIGFDGYAVGGLAVGEPKADMHRILEHVCPQIPADKPRYLMGVGKPEDLVEGVRRGIDMFDCVMPTRNARNGHLFVTDGIVKIRNARYKDDTGPLDEHCDCYTCRNYSRAYLHHLDRCNEILGARLNTIHNLRYYQRLMAGLRQAIEKGRLEDFVAAFYQRMGKPVPPLAEQDVVDDKGGHL from the coding sequence GTGAAGTATGAATTATTAAATACCGATGGTTGCGCTCGCCGTGGTCGCATGGTATTTGAACGCGGTGTAGTGGAAACACCGGCATTTATGCCGGTAGGTACTTACGGTACGGTTAAAGGAATGACACCGGAAGAAGTCAAGGAAACCGGTGCGCAGATCCTGTTAGGTAATACTTTTCATCTGTGGCTGCGTCCTGGGCAGGAAATCATGAAGCTGCATGGTGATCTGCACGATTTTATGCAGTGGCACGGGCCTATTCTTACTGATTCCGGCGGTTTCCAGGTGTTCAGCCTGGGAGATATCCGTAAAATTACGGAAGAGGGTGTCCATTTCCGTAACCCGATTAATGGTGATGCCATTTTTCTGAGCCCGGAAAAATCCATGGAAATCCAGCATGATCTGGGCTCCGACATTGTGATGATTTTCGACGAATGTACGCCGTATCCTGCTGACTGGGATTATGCCAAGCGCTCAATGGAAATGTCGCTGCGCTGGGCGCAACGCAGTCGTCAGCGTTTTGACGAACTGGGTAACAAGAATGCGCTGTTTGGAATTATTCAAGGTAGTGTTTACGAAGATTTACGAGATGTCTCGGTAAAAGAACTGGTAGACATTGGCTTTGATGGGTACGCTGTGGGCGGCTTGGCTGTTGGCGAACCTAAAGCGGACATGCACCGTATTCTGGAACATGTCTGTCCGCAAATTCCGGCAGATAAACCCCGTTATCTTATGGGGGTCGGAAAACCGGAAGATTTGGTTGAAGGGGTGCGACGTGGCATTGATATGTTTGACTGCGTAATGCCAACGCGCAATGCCCGTAATGGTCATTTGTTTGTCACCGATGGGATAGTAAAAATCCGTAATGCCAGGTATAAGGACGACACTGGACCATTGGATGAACACTGTGATTGCTACACGTGTCGCAATTATAGCCGTGCCTACTTGCATCACCTTGATCGTTGTAACGAAATACTTGGTGCACGACTCAATACTATCCATAATTTGCGCTATTATCAGCGGCTAATGGCAGGTTTACGTCAGGCCATTGAAAAGGGTAGATTAGAGGACTTTGTGGCCGCGTTTTATCAGCGTATGGGTAAGCCGGTTCCGCCATTGGCTGAACAGGATGTTGTAGATGATAAGGGTGGTCACCTTTAA
- the proY gene encoding proline-specific permease ProY has product MEQQSKLKRGLSARHIRFIALGSAIGTGLFYGSASAIQMAGPSVLLAYLIGGVVAYIIMRALGEMSVNNPQAGSFSRYALDYLGPLAGYITGWTYCFEMLIVAIADVTAFGIYMSVWFPDVPHWVWVLSVVMIIGAINLMNVKVFGELEFWLSFFKVATIIVMIIAGVGIIVWGIGNGGESTGIHNLWSNGGFFSHGVMGMIISLQMVMFAYGGVEIIGITAGEAQDPRKSIPRAINSVPWRILVFYVGTLFVIMSIYPWNQVGTNGSPFVLTFQHMGITAAAGILNFVVITASLSAINSDVFGVGRMLHGMAEQGQAPRIFTRLSRHGIPWVTVVVMTMALLVAVYLNYIMPEKVFLVIASLATFATVWVWIMILCSQIAFRRKLSREEAKALAFPLRGGAVTSVVGVVFLIFIIGLIGYFPDTRISLYVGVLWIVMLLLSYAIYQRRKKLETATC; this is encoded by the coding sequence ATGGAACAACAATCCAAGCTCAAGCGTGGGTTAAGTGCGCGGCACATCCGTTTTATCGCTTTAGGTTCGGCGATTGGTACCGGCTTGTTCTATGGCTCAGCCAGCGCTATTCAGATGGCGGGACCCAGCGTGTTGCTGGCTTATCTGATAGGGGGCGTGGTGGCCTACATTATCATGCGCGCCTTGGGGGAGATGTCGGTCAATAACCCCCAGGCCGGTTCTTTTTCACGTTACGCCCTGGATTACCTTGGGCCGTTGGCGGGGTATATCACCGGTTGGACCTATTGTTTTGAGATGCTGATCGTTGCGATTGCCGATGTTACCGCTTTTGGCATCTACATGAGCGTCTGGTTTCCCGATGTCCCGCACTGGGTATGGGTGCTGAGCGTGGTGATGATCATCGGCGCGATTAACCTGATGAACGTCAAGGTGTTTGGTGAATTGGAGTTCTGGTTGTCCTTTTTCAAAGTGGCAACCATTATTGTCATGATTATCGCTGGTGTCGGTATTATCGTCTGGGGAATCGGCAATGGTGGTGAATCGACCGGTATTCATAACCTGTGGTCCAACGGTGGTTTTTTCAGCCATGGGGTTATGGGAATGATTATTTCACTACAAATGGTGATGTTTGCCTATGGCGGTGTGGAAATTATCGGTATTACCGCTGGGGAAGCGCAAGACCCTCGTAAATCGATTCCCCGGGCCATCAACTCAGTGCCGTGGCGTATTCTGGTATTTTATGTCGGTACACTATTCGTGATTATGTCCATCTATCCATGGAATCAGGTAGGGACTAACGGTAGCCCGTTTGTGCTGACGTTCCAGCATATGGGCATTACCGCCGCAGCGGGTATTCTGAATTTTGTGGTAATTACTGCCTCGCTTTCCGCGATTAACAGCGATGTTTTTGGTGTCGGACGTATGTTGCACGGCATGGCGGAACAAGGGCAAGCACCCAGGATCTTTACCCGACTTTCACGACATGGCATTCCCTGGGTGACAGTAGTGGTGATGACCATGGCGTTGTTGGTGGCGGTGTACCTGAATTACATCATGCCGGAAAAAGTCTTTCTGGTGATCGCCTCTCTGGCAACATTTGCGACAGTATGGGTGTGGATTATGATCCTGTGTTCTCAAATCGCCTTTCGTCGCAAACTCAGCCGTGAAGAAGCAAAAGCGCTGGCCTTCCCGTTACGTGGTGGCGCTGTCACCTCAGTTGTCGGGGTGGTTTTCCTGATTTTTATTATTGGTTTGATTGGTTATTTCCCTGATACCCGAATTTCTCTGTATGTCGGGGTGCTGTGGATAGTTATGTTGTTGCTAAGCTATGCCATTTATCAACGTCGCAAAAAACTTGAAACAGCTACCTGTTGA
- a CDS encoding DUF3251 domain-containing protein, with translation MTIRYRLIFMLSAMALLAGCAQPQTTHVQNELGQLNQKLRDLSDRAAALEQQNSLNANSTSGAYLLPAAKDSALIDSSIGRLSLSLSQIEPEANGTRALLVFRTLNDTVLPAFSVQINWGPLDPVSGKPLDIDMQTLSLTVPQPLIPKPEVTVEVRLSGFSPEQLGFVRIHHIIAEPSTHGVNESAGTSGRN, from the coding sequence ATGACCATCCGCTATCGCCTCATCTTCATGCTGTCGGCTATGGCATTGCTGGCAGGCTGCGCCCAGCCTCAAACAACCCATGTACAAAATGAACTCGGTCAGCTCAATCAGAAACTGCGAGATCTGTCCGATCGCGCCGCAGCACTGGAACAGCAAAATTCGCTGAATGCCAACTCAACCTCCGGGGCATATCTGTTGCCTGCGGCGAAGGACAGCGCACTCATTGATAGCAGCATCGGCAGACTGAGTCTGTCACTCAGCCAGATCGAGCCCGAGGCCAATGGCACTCGTGCATTGCTGGTGTTCCGCACGCTTAATGACACAGTTTTGCCCGCTTTTAGTGTCCAGATCAACTGGGGCCCGCTCGATCCAGTCAGCGGAAAACCGTTGGATATTGATATGCAAACCCTGTCACTGACAGTTCCACAACCCTTGATACCAAAACCAGAAGTCACCGTAGAAGTCAGGTTATCTGGCTTCTCCCCAGAACAACTCGGGTTTGTACGTATACACCATATTATTGCCGAACCATCAACTCATGGTGTTAATGAGTCCGCCGGGACGTCAGGACGGAATTAA
- the queA gene encoding tRNA preQ1(34) S-adenosylmethionine ribosyltransferase-isomerase QueA, giving the protein MRVTDFSFELPESLIAHYPQPQRSGCRLLSLDGPTGKITHGVFTDLLDKLDAGDLLVFNNTRVIPARLFGRKASGGKLEVLVERVLDEHRVLAHVRASKSPKPDAVLILGEDEGVRATMLARHDALFEIRFDDARDVLTILNDIGHIPLPPYIDRPDEESDRELYQTVYSLRPGAVAAPTAGLHFDEPMLAALRAKGVKMAFVTLHVGAGTFQPVRVETIEEHIMHAEYAEVPQNVVDEVLACKSRGNRVVAVGTTSVRSLESAAQASQDGLISPFFGDTRIFIYPGYHYRVIDALVTNFHLPESTLIMLVSAFAGYHHTMSAYQQAVAEQYRFFSYGDAMFITRNAEAEQEKIG; this is encoded by the coding sequence ATGCGTGTTACCGATTTTTCGTTTGAACTTCCTGAATCTCTTATTGCCCATTATCCACAGCCACAACGCAGTGGTTGTCGTTTACTGTCACTGGATGGGCCGACAGGAAAGATAACGCATGGCGTGTTTACCGATCTATTGGACAAACTGGATGCTGGCGATCTGCTGGTTTTCAACAATACCCGAGTGATTCCGGCTCGCCTGTTTGGTCGTAAAGCCAGCGGTGGCAAACTGGAAGTGCTGGTGGAGCGAGTGCTGGATGAACACCGTGTACTGGCACATGTTCGTGCGTCTAAGTCGCCGAAACCCGATGCGGTGCTGATTCTTGGTGAAGATGAGGGCGTACGGGCAACGATGCTGGCCCGTCACGATGCCTTGTTTGAGATTCGCTTTGATGACGCGCGCGATGTGCTGACCATCCTCAATGATATTGGCCATATTCCATTGCCGCCTTATATTGACCGCCCTGATGAAGAAAGCGATCGGGAGCTGTACCAGACGGTTTACAGCCTGCGACCAGGTGCGGTGGCTGCACCTACCGCTGGATTGCATTTCGATGAACCGATGCTGGCTGCTCTGCGTGCCAAGGGTGTGAAGATGGCGTTTGTCACTTTGCATGTCGGAGCGGGTACTTTCCAACCTGTACGGGTCGAAACCATCGAAGAGCACATCATGCACGCGGAGTACGCTGAAGTCCCACAGAATGTGGTGGATGAGGTATTGGCCTGTAAGTCGCGAGGCAATCGGGTTGTTGCTGTTGGCACCACGTCAGTCCGTTCGCTGGAAAGTGCGGCGCAGGCCAGCCAGGATGGATTAATTTCCCCTTTTTTTGGTGATACCCGCATTTTTATCTATCCCGGTTACCACTATCGGGTGATCGATGCGCTGGTGACTAACTTTCACCTGCCTGAATCCACGTTGATCATGCTGGTTTCAGCCTTCGCCGGGTATCACCATACCATGAGCGCCTATCAGCAGGCAGTGGCAGAGCAATACCGTTTTTTCAGTTATGGAGATGCGATGTTTATCACGCGCAATGCTGAGGCTGAGCAGGAAAAAATCGGGTAA